CAAGAGGCAAACCATGTGTTAGATAAACTGTCCCttagaagacacaaacatCAAAGTGGGAAGAGAAGTATATCTCCTAAGGACATTTCCAACCCTActttattttagagaaaaaactctaaattcttctccaaccctACTCTATATAgaactctaaaatagagaaatcagcagaattgttttatatatagagtgactatattttcttctatgttttagagttgattgttttatttatactttaatccttcaaatttaatttaattgaatcgtccttctcttctttgactttccttctcttctctgccaCGTCATCATCCACGTCATCCTTCGCTTCCTCTAAAGAATGCTGAATCCGTTTTCTCACATACGTCTGATGAACCTTATCACCCTTCTCATGTCGCATTTGCGGTGAGCTTTTGGCTGTAAAGGGCGATTGGTGAACACATGAGAAGAACTGTGGGAAATATTGGGTTTGCCGTTTGCGGTTGCGGTTCTGATTTTAAACACAAACGTTTGGGCCTGGTTGTGGGCCTTATCAGACtggtttttttaataacagaCTTCTAATTTATCTGTCTCCCAgactttgttcttttaaatttgggcatctttttctcttcgcTTATGGAGTATCTATTTACTttagaataataatacaatGTGGTATCTAATTGTTCTAAATTAGGAACACAAAGTCTACCattacatttttcatctcTATATTAGTTAATAACACAAATgtataaatgagaaaatggccttcattgtttataataattactaGAAATGTAATTcagagaaaattattattaattgtcTCGTTTAAGATAGAATAGGGtttgaatttatcaaatatgaaaaacagaTGAATACAAAATTGACCATACATATGCACTTAAATATTCTGATTTCTTTATAGTGTAATCTCattcaagaaaagctttggaaaaattccaacaaaaaaaaaactattttatatctGTGAATAATTAAACccctgaattttttttattctaattggaaaattggaaaatcaACTGAtctatttgtgtatttttcttcttgaattaattgagaaattaactaatatgttgttatttgtttgtatttatcttatataattcaacatttaacattttttttttttaactggtACATTGTATGATTGTTAGTTTGTTACTGAATTgtagttgttttttcttacattaaaaatttgagtttGTCACTAAGTTTTGCAACAGTTGTTGATGATAagtcatatttttattcttttaaattcaaggccaaatatttgatatatatgttggtcGAAAGACTTAATATATAGCCAACGTATGTATTTGGGTTGATCTAGCTAGTTTGGTTAAATCGAAATACTCTCTAGAccaatgttttgttgacataaacgtttgttttaatatgcatcaaaaattaaaggaagaaattattttataagaataatGAATTGATCACGtacttacatatttttatattgttatgttataatcatgaaaaaaacaaatcattaggAGTTTTCATAATTCAGAATTGGCAATACTTAGGCGCCCATCTACAGATTCGTGAGCTTCCCTTTGGAGAAGGAACAAACCACTTTTCATCACTGAATAATTGATTGTTGCAGATTTTCTTGCAAGCTTCATCACAAATTTCAGGAGTAGTTTTTTTCGCCGCTTTCAAGCACTCGTTTTGTGCACAATGTTTCACACACATTGTTATACTGTTTGATTGAGCAATGTGTGCTGAAAACATCATCGTCAATATAATTACGATTATTAAAACACTGCATGTTTGAATCCCCATAACGTATCGTTTTTAAGTATTAGTGATGATTTAATACAAATGAgtattacaaaatgttttactccttgtttatatttgtgaagaagatgatttggtgGGTAATGTTGGGTTAGTCTTGGTGATTTATATAGTGAAACtaatgttgtccatttttagcaattgttttaaatatgtttcttgtttctctctctagcAAACAAATTCTGTAGAGTTTCGTTGTgctttacttttttagttgTCCAAACAAATTATTGCTATGAAAAGAGATCGTAGCTTGCAGATGTACCCATATgccattttggttttcttttgtagtcaCATGTTGTTAAGAGTTGTTAcgaatatttatttgtagaGCAGCATAGATCTATTAGattaaatctattaaatgGTTCAGTGATATATGTGAATATGAATACAGTAACGGTTCCAATCGCctctattttctctcttaGACACCATTTTCAAGACACGCCAAGTGCAAGTGGGAAGGAAGattgcttgaagaagaagatatttttaggatctataaatatctttaacaGACTCTGTTCTATTATAAATAAGGAGAGAGATCGATTTAGAGGGATTATGCTTTTGATGTtgtgagagttttttttgttagactTTGGCCAAGCGATGTGCTTGAGGAGAGATTAATGTTGATCTCTATGTTATCGTGAGGTTGAATGTTCAGGCGAATGATAATGTTTCTGGATTTGcattggttattgttttgataatcaGTCGGATCATCTTTCTATTTGAGTATTGTATTTGAAATTGGAGTTTGGGATATCAACAACTTGACATTGGTGCAGTGAAACTGATTTTGGTCAAACGTTATGATGGATAATGATGCTGCGAAAAAACAATTGGAGTTTCTCTAGGGCGGATTCAAGTTACTATGCCAATCCGGAGGTGCAATTTTTGGAGTTGTTGACTTCGATGGAGGAAACCTTGAAGCAAGTGGTTTGCGCAGTAGAGAGGATTGAATCTCGATCGATTTCAGATGACATTAGACAGCTGGACCTCCGGATCTTCACTAAAGGTAATCCGAAGAGGGGATTGCGATGACTGAAGCTCAATTTCTTGGTGGTGACTATAGTGAGAAAGACAAGTTGGCGtgtgtttctggtttttttggtggtcaagcaaaattttggttcCACAAGGAACTATCGTGGATTCCGTTCCATAGTTGGAGCCAGGTGAAGGATGGTTTATTGTTAACGTTTGGAAACAATCGGGACAAAAAGCGAGTACTTATGGAACTCGATCTTGAAATGAAACATTggatcaaagattttgatcGCAAGAGGGAGGCACATAAATTTCTTGAATCAGAAGCTATCGTTGTAAGCGCATCAAGTTAGGAGATAGTTTcgaacaaaaatgttgaagcAATTCAGGATACTGAATTGTCGGGTGGAGGTGACTTGATTGACAAAGATTCACCGATTCAGGAGATCGCTCAAGTTCAAAGAAGGAATTGATTGAGTCATTGgttgtttttgagaaattgcAAGGTGCATTTGTAAAGAACAATCGGGTATATCCACCATTTGTTCATCAAATTCTCAATGAGAAGCAAGAGGCAAACCATGTGTTAGATAAACTGTCCCttagaagacacaaacatCAAAGTGGGAAGAGAAGTATATCTCCTAAGGACATTTCCAACCCTActttattttagagaaaaaactctaaattcttctccaaccctACTCTATATAGaactctaaaatagaaaaatcagcagaattgttttatatatagagtgactatattttcttctatgttttagagttgattgttttatttatactttagtccttcaaatttaatttaattgaatcgtccttctcttctttgactttccttctcttctctgccaCGTCATCATCCACGTCATCCTTCGCTTCCTCTAAAGAATGCTGAATCCGTTTTCTCACATACGTCTGATGAACCTTATCACCCTTCTCATGTCGCATTTGCGGTGAGCTTTTGGCTGTAAAGGGCGATTGGTGAACACATGAGAAGAACTGTGGGAAATATTGGGTTTGCCGTTTGCGGTTGCGGTTCTGATTTTAAACACAAACGTTTGGGCCTGGTTGTGGGCCTTATCAGACtggtttttttaataacagaCTTCTAATTTATCTGTCTCCCAgactttgttcttttaaatttgggcatctttttctcttcgcTTATGGAGTATCTATTTACTttagaataataatacaatGTGGTATCTAATTGTTCTAAATTAGGAACACAAAGTCTACCattacatttttcatctcTATATTAGTTAATAACACAAATgtataaatgagaaaatggccttcattgtttataataattactaGAAATGTAATTcagagaaaattattattaattgtcTCGTTTAAGATAGAATAGGGtttgaatttatcaaatatgaaaaacagaTGAATACAAAATTGACCATACATATGCACTTAAATATTCTGATTTCTTTATAGTGTAATCTCattcaagaaaagctttggaaaaattccaacaaaaaaaaaactattttatatctgttaataattaaacccctgaattttttttattctaattggaaaattggaaaatcaACTGAtctatttgtgtatttttcttcttgaattaattgagaaattaactaatatgttgttatttgtttgtatttatcttatataattcaacatttaacatttttttttttaactggtACATTGTATGATTGTTAGTTTGTTACTGAATTgtagttgttttttcttacattaaaaatttgagtttGTCACTAAGTTTTGCAACAGTTGTTGATGATAagtcatatttttattcttttaaattcaaggccaaatatttgatatatatgttggtcGAAAGACTTAATATATAGCCAACGTATGTATTTGGGTTGATCTAGCTAGTTTGGTTAAATCGAAATACTCTATAGAccaatgttttgttgacaTAAACGCTTGTTTTAATATGCatcaaaaattaaaggaagaaattattttataagaataatGAATTGATCACGtacttacatatttttatattgttatgttataatcatgaaaaaaacaaatcattaggAGTTTTCATAATTCAGAATTGGCAATACTTAGGCGCCCATCTACAGATTCGTGAGCTTCCCTTTGGAGAAGGAACAAACCACTTTTCATCACTGAATAATTGATTGTTGCAGATTTTCTTGCAAGCTTCATCACAAATTTCAGGAGTAGTTTTTTTCGCCGCTTTCAAGCACTCGTTTTGTGCACAATGTTTCACACACATTGTTATACTGTTTGATTGAGCAATGTGTGCTGAAAACATCATCGTCAATATAATTACGATTATTAAAACACTGCATGTTTGAATCCCCATAACGTATCGTTTTTAAGTATTAGTGATGATTTAATACAAATGAgtattacaaaatgttttactccttgtttatatttgtgaagaagatgatttggtgGGTAATGTTGGGTTAGTCTTGGTGATTTATATAGTGAAACtaatgttgtccatttttagcaattgttttaaatattttttttgtttctctagcAAACAAATTCTGTAGAGTTTCGTTGTgctttacttttttagttgTCCAAACAAATTATTGCTATGAAAAGAGATCGTAGCTTGCAGATGTACCCATATgccattttggttttcttttgtagtcaCATGTTGTTAAGAGTTGTTAcgaatatttatttgtagaGCAGCATAGATCTATTAGattaaatctattaaatgGTTCAGTGATATATGTGAATATGAATACAGTAACGGTTCCAATCGCctctattttctctcttaGACACCATTTTCAAGACACGCCAAGTGCAAGTGGGAAGGAAGattgcttgaagaagaagatatttttaggatctataaatatctttaacaGACTCTGTTCTATTATAAATAAGGAGAGAGATCGATTTAGAGGGATTATGCTTTTGATGTtgtgagagttttttttgttagactTTGGCCAAGCGATGTGCTTGAGGAGAGATTAATGTTGATCTCTATGTTATCGTGAGGTTGAATGTTCAGGCGAATGATAATGTTTCTGGATTTGcattggttattgttttgataatcaGTCGGATCATCTTTCTATTTGAGTATTGTATTTGAAATTGGAG
This sequence is a window from Arabidopsis thaliana chromosome 1 sequence. Protein-coding genes within it:
- a CDS encoding Plant thionin family protein (Plant thionin family protein; LOCATED IN: endomembrane system; BEST Arabidopsis thaliana protein match is: Plant thionin family protein (TAIR:AT1G34815.1); Has 72 Blast hits to 72 proteins in 2 species: Archae - 0; Bacteria - 0; Metazoa - 0; Fungi - 0; Plants - 72; Viruses - 0; Other Eukaryotes - 0 (source: NCBI BLink).), with amino-acid sequence MGIQTCSVLIIVIILTMMFSAHIAQSNSITMCVKHCAQNECLKAAKKTTPEICDEACKKICNNQLFSDEKWFVPSPKGSSRICRWAPKYCQF